TGGCGGGCTCGGGACTTCGGCCCGGTCGAGCCAGGTTGGTGAAGAATCGTTGGCGACAGGAAGGTGTAAAAACGATGAGGCGGCCAAAAAAGTGATGTGGGCTGTGATCAACTGCGAACCGAGAAAATATCTGGGGGGAGACCGGCGCCGGCACAGTCGTGAGGGAGCGATAAGGCTCCGCTGGGGCTCCGGTGAAGAGCAAAGGGCCAGTAGTGGCCGGAATGGCGATGATGGAGAGCACGATGCCCTTGAAGATAAGGAAATGGTGATCGCAACGATGGTGGTGCGCCGGTGAAGGATGAGGCCGCGGTGGTTGCGGCGCCAATGGGTCCCTCCAGTGCGACGCATGCATGGTTGTCCTGTCACCTGTGCGCATGAGACCAGCGTCATGGGCGGCACGGAGGGGCAACCTTTAGTAGGGACCGGCATCACCGTCTCCTAAGGACGCGCGTTCCATGTGGAAAGAAGGCTCTGCTCAGGAGCGGTCGTGGAAGAGAAGCTAGCTGCGGAGGTTCTCGCGGATGCGTCGATGGTGAACTCGTTGCTGAAGATGCTCAGATTCGGCAAAGAAAGGAAGTGGGATACAGCGTGAGAGATAGGGTATTGGAAACAACGTGAGAGAGACGAGTATCGTGTCTTTTCATTCGCAAAAAACTCAGAATTCTGAAAATCACCCTCTACTGAGGAGTGTGTCGGTAGCCTTCGGAATAAGTCCTACGCATACCTACTGGCGAATAGTTCAGTGAGTGGGTTCGGATAAGACTCTACTTATTGATCTACCTATTTATTCCTCCCCCAGAGAAGATAGAGCTACCTTAGTTCATAGATTGCTTGCATTGACGGTCATTCCATTTCTTCCATTTGCGCCCTTTTTATAAATAAAGactatttcttaatttttcttatttaaattagtcTGAGAATAAGAGTGCTATTAAAATTGACCTTCTGCTAGACGTAGATCAAATTTAAGCCACATCAAACTGTAGGAGTAGGAGGAATAACGTCGTTCTTTGGGCgttgagagagggagagagtagtGCAATGTAGAGAGAGAATTCtcccttctcttttctcttccctGCCCTTCGTTTCCTCCCATACCTGCAGAATTCGTATGATAAGAAAGCCCAATCCATGGGCTCAGGGCGCGATGTCAGAACTACTTCAATTCTATTCCGTTTTGATAAATTAGTGGACTAAAATATTATACAAATCGCAGTCGGCATGCCATAAATAATCTATTCTGTGGAGGCGAGTTCTTTCTAATGGCAGCGCCCATCCGTCCATTTGCCTGTAGCGTGGGATTCATTTAATTGTTAGGCCAGAAGAGCGTCACATGCCATGTAATGGCTCCTTCCATTTCACCTAAGAGCTTCCACCCCCGAGTTTTCTCAAGATCAATTTCGATGGTTGCGTCGTGCAGGGCGGCGTGAAGGGAGGTGCAGGCTTTGTGGTGAGGGGCCTAGACTCTAGGGTGATTACTGCCGGAGGTTCCCAGTTGTTTGACATATCGGTGCCTGGGGCAGAGTTGAGAGCGGTTTGGTCTAAACTGTGTTATGTGCGACATACTTTGCAGGTCAGGATGGTCCTCTTGGAGAGCGACTCAGCGACGATCATTGGAAAGACTCTACAAGCTTCGGGGGAGGAGGGGGTCGATGACTACCACCTGTTGTTGAGAGATATCCGGGATATGGTTCGTGATGGGTTGGCGATTCAGCCTAAGCATGTTTTTCGGAAGGCCAATGGAGTTGCAAATTGAGTGGCTTTTTTTATAGCCCATCACTCGGATGTACATCTATGGGTGGGCGAGGTGGAGTTATCTAGTACTCTCTGAGATGTATtgctttttgacttttttgacTGTATCCGTATACGTTTGGTATGATACTTCCTTttcagagcaaaaaaaaaaagaaaaaaaaagagaagaaaagcataGGAGCTTCAAGGCTAGTTTTGGCATATTAGCCTAAGATTTGAGAAAATATTAATGAAATTTGTATGGAAAGATTTAGAAAAACTCAGAATGACATAACCTAAATAAAAGTTCCTGGCAAATCAGGATCCATGTTGCCAACCTCAAATGATGCGGAAAAGGTTACATATGGTTATGGCTATATGCCCCTCTTTTTATACGTGTGTCCCCCCCCCCATTCTCTGGTGGCTGCTGAGGCCATGAAACACCAGAGCATAAGTGTGGATGGGAGCAAGAGCGATCCACTGAAGTCTAGGCAGTCCAGCGTGAAGTGGATCCCCACAAATGAGCAGGCAAGGATACTGAGGGACCTTTACCACAACCATGGAGTGAGGTCACCTAATGTTGAACAAATCCAGAAAATTTCAAGCAGGCTGAGGCAGTATGGCAAAATTGAAGGCAAGAATGTGTTCTACTGGTTCTCGAACTACAAGGCCAGGGAGAGGCGGAAAAGGAGGCTCTCCGTGGacttcccctcctcctcctcctcctccaacaccaCCACTCCTCCAGGTGCATGCAGTTGCATAAATCCCAATTTAGCTCTCCCTTCAACTCTCAGCACTGATGCTCCTTTTCATCTGCTGGCCATGGCCGTGTGTTGGTTCTGTGATGTAGGGGCTGATGCTACTTGCGCTTCACCTGGACTTCATGCCGTTGGGCAAATGG
Above is a genomic segment from Phoenix dactylifera cultivar Barhee BC4 chromosome 2, palm_55x_up_171113_PBpolish2nd_filt_p, whole genome shotgun sequence containing:
- the LOC103719906 gene encoding uncharacterized protein LOC103719906 — its product is MLPTSNDAEKVTYGYGYMPLFLYVCPPPHSLVAAEAMKHQSISVDGSKSDPLKSRQSSVKWIPTNEQARILRDLYHNHGVRSPNVEQIQKISSRLRQYGKIEGKNVFYWFSNYKARERRKRRLSVDFPSSSSSSNTTTPPGACSCINPNLALPSTLSTDAPFHLLAMAVCWFCDVGADATCASPGLHAVGQMGSCECPGSVLTEKSYKVYLYRKFLYVVIYYEYATILRVKRAATVSGSPSLEVCLRLS